From a single Rickettsia endosymbiont of Cantharis rufa genomic region:
- a CDS encoding TIGR02281 family clan AA aspartic protease: MNKKLIKFVFIVCSTIIVTGLLYKYINQHYPKFFKESQNIGSFCASLLILFSIIYSTISQNEIRKFCLQLTSWAAIFLVIITGYAFRFELNYAYHRVMSALIPSYKWSTEVGEIIIARSGDGHFYTNALVNNVKIKFMIDTGASDVALTKEDAQKLGFDLTKLKYTRTYLTANGENKAAPITLDNVVIGAEFKSIKGHVGLGDLDISLLGMSVLERFRGFRIDKDLLILNY, from the coding sequence ATGAATAAAAAACTTATCAAATTTGTTTTTATCGTTTGCAGCACCATAATTGTAACCGGTTTATTATACAAATATATCAATCAGCATTATCCGAAATTTTTTAAAGAATCGCAAAATATAGGAAGTTTTTGTGCGTCGTTATTAATATTATTTAGTATAATTTATAGTACTATTAGCCAAAATGAAATACGCAAATTTTGTTTGCAATTAACAAGTTGGGCAGCAATTTTTTTAGTTATAATAACCGGCTATGCTTTTAGGTTTGAGCTGAATTATGCTTATCATAGGGTAATGTCTGCTTTAATTCCCTCATATAAATGGTCTACTGAAGTAGGGGAAATTATTATAGCACGTAGTGGGGACGGGCATTTTTATACCAATGCTCTTGTAAATAACGTTAAAATAAAATTTATGATCGATACCGGTGCAAGTGATGTTGCTTTAACTAAGGAAGATGCTCAAAAATTAGGCTTTGACTTAACTAAATTAAAATATACTAGAACTTATCTAACAGCTAATGGTGAAAATAAAGCCGCCCCTATAACCTTAGATAATGTAGTGATCGGCGCAGAATTTAAGAGCATCAAAGGACATGTGGGTCTTGGTGACCTCGATATCTCACTTCTCGGTATGTCTGTGCTTGAACGCTTTAGAGGTTTCAGGATTGATAAAGATTTACTAATCTTGAATTATTAG